A DNA window from Undibacterium sp. YM2 contains the following coding sequences:
- a CDS encoding FAD-binding oxidoreductase, protein MILQENLQQTFYQASAAANDYPSLQENLDCEVCIIGGGFAGLATAMGLLERGVSNIVLLEAEVIGHGASGRNGGFVFGGFSLDNASLIKQVGLEPARKLYQLTLDAVALIRQRITQHQMECDVNDNGVLLANWFDDAKKLEQQRDFMLREFEVDWTPWSREQTRAVLHTERYFGALHEQNAFHFHPLKYAQALARVLSSGAVRIHEHSRVSAIDASSAEKIVRTANSSVRAQYVVVCCGGYIERLYPQLGRSVLPIATYVMATEKLGDKLASAMQTSAAVYDTRFAFDYYRPLADSRLLWGGRISIRDRQPAEVADLLYGDMLKVYPQLAGTKVEYAWSGLMSYAQHKMPQIGCLPDGIWYAMGFGGHGIAPTTLAGEVVAQAIAHKQTLPHGLDHYGLPPAFGGLGLMAAQCAYWYYELRDWLRE, encoded by the coding sequence ATGATTCTCCAAGAAAATTTACAGCAAACCTTTTATCAGGCAAGTGCTGCGGCTAATGATTACCCATCTCTGCAAGAAAACCTCGATTGCGAAGTCTGCATCATCGGCGGTGGTTTTGCTGGCCTGGCGACGGCAATGGGCTTATTGGAGCGTGGCGTCAGCAATATCGTCTTGCTGGAAGCGGAAGTGATAGGCCACGGCGCCTCTGGCCGCAATGGTGGTTTTGTGTTTGGCGGTTTCAGTCTCGACAATGCAAGCCTGATCAAACAGGTTGGCCTTGAACCTGCACGCAAGCTGTATCAACTGACATTGGATGCAGTTGCCCTGATACGGCAACGCATCACGCAACATCAGATGGAGTGCGACGTCAACGACAATGGTGTCTTGCTGGCCAACTGGTTTGATGATGCGAAAAAGCTCGAGCAACAAAGAGATTTCATGCTGCGCGAATTTGAAGTCGATTGGACGCCGTGGTCACGGGAACAGACCCGTGCCGTGTTGCATACTGAGCGGTATTTTGGTGCCCTGCATGAGCAGAATGCGTTTCATTTCCACCCGCTGAAATATGCCCAGGCCCTGGCCAGGGTTTTGAGCTCCGGGGCTGTGCGTATCCATGAGCATAGCCGCGTAAGCGCGATTGATGCCAGTAGTGCTGAAAAGATTGTGCGTACGGCAAACAGCTCAGTGAGAGCGCAATATGTGGTCGTCTGCTGCGGCGGCTACATAGAAAGACTTTATCCGCAGTTGGGGCGCTCTGTACTGCCTATCGCCACCTATGTCATGGCGACTGAAAAGCTGGGCGACAAACTGGCCAGCGCGATGCAAACCAGTGCTGCGGTCTATGATACCCGCTTTGCTTTTGATTATTACCGGCCACTGGCTGACAGCCGCCTGCTCTGGGGAGGACGTATTTCCATACGCGATAGGCAGCCCGCCGAAGTCGCAGATTTACTGTATGGGGATATGCTCAAGGTGTATCCACAACTGGCTGGAACAAAGGTCGAATATGCCTGGAGCGGCCTGATGAGCTATGCCCAGCACAAGATGCCACAAATTGGCTGCCTGCCTGACGGTATCTGGTATGCCATGGGTTTTGGCGGCCATGGCATAGCACCAACCACGCTGGCGGGCGAAGTCGTGGCGCAGGCTATCGCTCACAAGCAAACTTTACCTCATGGACTTGATCACTACGGCTTGCCGCCCGCCTTTGGCGGCCTGGGCTTGATGGCCGCACAATGCGCCTATTGGTACTATGAATTGCGCGACTGGCTGCGCGAATAA
- a CDS encoding DUF2798 domain-containing protein, with the protein MRKLPARYAGLVMPFLLSILMTFIVSFISTLRSVGLVDHFLQIWMGSWALSWAFAFPTLLLVLPLVRRMTSMLVEAPG; encoded by the coding sequence ATGCGTAAATTGCCAGCACGTTATGCCGGATTGGTCATGCCCTTCCTTTTATCAATACTGATGACCTTTATCGTCTCTTTCATCAGTACCTTGCGCAGTGTTGGATTAGTGGATCATTTCTTGCAAATCTGGATGGGTTCCTGGGCATTGTCCTGGGCATTTGCGTTTCCCACCTTGTTGCTGGTTTTGCCCCTGGTCAGGCGTATGACCAGCATGCTGGTTGAGGCACCGGGTTAA
- a CDS encoding metalloregulator ArsR/SmtB family transcription factor has protein sequence MEKVFEALASTPRRKILAYLSETELSAGEIAARFDMTKPSLSKHLRILESAGLIASDKRGQFVFYRLQGDNLANTLASFMQAVCPVSKALKKESKALATKKSVGKTV, from the coding sequence ATGGAAAAAGTATTTGAAGCCCTGGCATCGACGCCACGCCGGAAGATTCTGGCTTATTTATCGGAGACAGAATTGTCTGCCGGGGAAATTGCTGCGCGTTTCGACATGACCAAGCCATCCTTGTCCAAGCATTTGCGCATACTGGAATCAGCAGGACTGATTGCCAGCGACAAGCGCGGGCAGTTTGTTTTCTATCGTTTGCAGGGGGACAATCTGGCAAATACGCTGGCCAGTTTCATGCAGGCAGTATGCCCAGTATCCAAAGCCCTGAAAAAAGAAAGCAAGGCTTTGGCGACGAAAAAGTCTGTTGGAAAAACAGTTTAA